Proteins found in one Drosophila busckii strain San Diego stock center, stock number 13000-0081.31 chromosome 2R, ASM1175060v1, whole genome shotgun sequence genomic segment:
- the LOC108596738 gene encoding protein windpipe, giving the protein MSQYKTALLAALLAALLCVYAAATPTPTSAAGEHCPADCQCILSPHTHKPLVHAKCNSTAGLGEQYVATPGALPLHSIDLSFVGLTRLGHALDTLPDVTSLDLSHNELHDFGHLGKRLKKLNLKHNRISSAKLAKLPQHLQVLNLQHNDITYLPMELTHLQQLQQLELGHNEINCSCGTLEVRDWLQEQHVYMEKPVVCSQPLEAHGKPWLQLKKSEICAKEQRGWYDDDENELMMGDQPMSDEPEEHEEELGKDYLIIDGKKAAKSAEPAAPPALSDVEGSGDLTEMNMQLQATNNAPVTVAPPAAEPQAAKLEQQEQEEESEEGSGSGGGMLIIPALLPEHNNHDDFEPPDAVEEHDKKNDDDEFDNKPVEQPAVTFHSQGIFDKEEPVSEEAIVPIVQTKLDTAAGSDVVTDGPLASDKASEDILSAKIGKQDDSNAIYLLLGVIALIVLGLILFVAIKRCRYNSNRAARDAEAARQTELLDMDKKNLGKPLGNGRNGHEHSPLIGEKSKLDDAQIVNGKNPYDNKDNAGGQPLLNGNGTANGDAKDVPTVNEPEPAAHEYYPITPRYPTPQSPRASKYAQHPQNAEQNNNEPDGAYLPSSPKSGRYSPVYSPETGRVKIKLTETPKPKTPMLVNRSKSNAGEIQLTPLVL; this is encoded by the coding sequence ATGTCACAATACAAaacagcgctgctggctgcgctgcttgctgcgctgctgtgcGTCTATGccgcagccacgcccacgcccacatccGCTGCCGGCGAGCACTGCCCCGCCGACTGCCAGTGCATTCTGTCCCCGCACACGCACAAGCCGCTGGTGCATGCCAAATGCAACAGCACCGCCGGATTGGGTGAGCAGTATGTGGCCACGCCCGGCGCGTTGCCGCTGCATTCCATTGATTTGTCATTTGTGGGACTTACGCGCCTGGGCCATGCGCTGGACACGCTGCCCGATGTGACTTCGCTGGATTTGTCGCACAACGAGCTGCACGACTTTGGGCATCTCGGCAAGCGTTTGAAGAAACTCAATCTGAAGCACAATCGCATTAGCTCGGCTAAGCTGGCGAAGCTGCCGCAGCATCTGCAGGTGCTGAACCTGCAGCACAATGACATAACCTACCTGCCCATGGAGCTGacgcatttgcagcagctgcagcagctggagcttgGACACAACGAGATCAACTGCTCTTGCGGCACGCTGGAGGTGCGCGACTGGCTGCAGGAGCAGCATGTGTACATGGAGAAGCCTGTGGTGTGCAGTCAGCCGCTGGAGGCGCATGGCAAGCCCTGGCTGCAGCTGAAGAAGTCCGAGATTTGCGCGAAGGAGCAGCGCGGCTGGTACGATGACGATGAGAACGAGCTGATGATGGGCGATCAGCCCATGAGCGACGAGCCAGAGGAGCACGAGGAAGAGCTGGGCAAGGACTATTTGATTATTGATGGTAAGAAGGCGGCCAAGTCGGCAGAGCCAGCTGCGCCACCAGCGCTGAGCGATGTCGAGGGCTCTGGTGACCTCACCGAGATGAACATGCAGCTGCAGGCTACGAACAATGCGCCCGTGACTGTGGCACCACCTGCTGCTGAGCCACAAGCAGccaagctggagcagcaggagcaggaagAGGAGAGCGAAgaaggcagcggcagcggcggcggcatgtTGATTATTCCAGCCTTGCTGCCCGAGCATAACAATCACGACGACTTTGAGCCACCAGATGCAGTTGAGGAGCACGACAAGAagaacgacgacgacgaattCGACAATAAGCCAGTGGAGCAGCCAGCGGTCACATTCCACTCCCAAGGCATCTTCGATAAGGAGGAGCCTGTTAGCGAGGAAGCCATTGTGCCCATAGTGCAGACCAAGCTGGACACAGCCGCAGGCAGCGATGTAGTAACCGATGGCCCCTTGGCCTCCGACAAGGCCTCAGAGGACATACTGTCCGCCAAGATTGGCAAGCAGGATGACAGCAATGCCATCTATTTGCTGCTTGGCGTCATTGCGCTCATTGTGCTGGGACTGATACTCTTTGTTGCCATCAAGCGCTGccgctacaacagcaacagagcagcGCGTGATGCGGAGGCAGCGCGTCAAACTGAGCTGCTGGACATGGACAAAAAGAATCTGGGCAAGCCGCTGGGCAATGGACGCAATGGCCATGAGCATTCACCTTTGATAGGCGAGAAGAGCAAGCTGGATGATGCGCAGATTGTCAATGGCAAGAATCCTTATGACAACAAGGACAATGCTGGCGGACAGCCGCTGCTCAATGGCAATGGTACTGCCAATGGCGATGCCAAGGATGTGCCCACTGTTAACGAACCGGAGCCAGCAGCACATGAATATTATCCCATTACTCCTAGATATCCAACGCCACAATCTCCGCGTGCCTCGAAGTATGCGCAGCATCCACAAAACGCCGAGCAGAATAACAATGAACCCGATGGCGCTTATTTGCCTTCGTCACCCAAGTCCGGACGCTACTCGCCCGTCTATTCACCCGAAACGGGACGCGTCAAGATTAAGCTAACGGAGACGCCCAAGCCCAAGACGCCCATGTTGGTTAATCGCAGCAAATCCAATGCTGGTGAAATTCAGCTTACGCCTTTGGTATTATAA
- the LOC108596737 gene encoding insulin-like growth factor-binding protein complex acid labile subunit translates to MARPQLLLALLAAWTLCDLGAAVDCPAPCTCHWVVDSLYANCSRRGLSAYPSFGNDPVEQLDLSGNKFTQFPQQYADMDSLLYLDLSHNQIDSLAEEALIGFSSLRTLLLEYNKFVNWAQLNPRQAFKYASSLKSLSLRGNQLSSFGGADSEQQLSSQTLMELDLSYAHITTVGGDQLINQLPNLQRLSLAHNQLSKLSRLPSHSIRELDLSNCSVQRLSTPFVEALPQLEVLNLSHNSALQLGSAEEDQLVAYQLRRLDASYCNLDDIDLSRLPALAELQLRRNLLRTVDARTFANNTLLELLDLSGNVLRSIGNEAFSALKRLKSLNLALNEIAYLDRNLVRGNDVLQELNLSRNIIQKLTKLTSNSLRSINLSWCEIDSIDALAFTGLSVIQRMDLSHNLINDIPNLMRSETLQVLNLANCKLSIINNNSFVGFPELADLHLNGNRLTNPISPFAFRGNKYLDQIWLGDNPWICDCQSAQFIEFFDYLTSKPAKLKDRQHVRCAAPAQLNGKPWDLACMQQWTLAAKSNKSEKIWSGIMLTLLGIGILAVLYSCLRKALRKRKQRHNRRELEENHDELQRIRVLNERMLREESSSNLQPTQDISLLPSYEDALLMPKLERPVKSMLDLSVNARARKQLLRRSQTQPEGDESAGEELQLDTRQRFRSVEMLSNRAKERTAHYNTQRRTGRIEYSTQSGSRRFSIEDSRFPAAHLKTQNLQSAEQIGNFQSYENSPYTKRKPKIAEIPPFKRANFMAQSVEFLTDPEYEDLGSKPSSPFAKRKPKSPAIMRVQAQVNTLQLMPNSPLDPAIEDYFSSAVQKPVAASSSTIASDFQELNEPDLHSLPDDNRSNASTSADELDLDKGKRKKRKNSTSRRVSGNFSAAAAAEQSSSSEDERHNNQRQVQRPMRETLF, encoded by the exons ATGGCCaggccgcagctgctgcttgcattgctTGCAGCATGGACGCTTTGTGATCTGGGCGCTGCTGTGGACTGCCCAGCGCCCTGCACATGCCACTGGGTGGTGGATAGTCTCTATGCCAATTGCTCGCGGCGTGGTCTAAGCGCATATCCCAGCTTTGGCAACGATCCTGTGGAGCAGCTGGACTTGTCGGGCAATAAGTTTACGCAGTTTCCGCAACAGTATGCAGACATGGACTCGCTGCTGTATTTGGATCTGTCGCATAATCAAATCGACAGCTTGGCTGAGGAGGCGTTGATAGGCTTTAGCTCGCTGCGCACTTTGCTGCTGGAGTACAATAAGTTTGTGAACTGGGCGCAGCTGAATCCCAGACAGGCGTTCAAATATGCCAGCAGCCTGAAGAGCTTGAGTCTGCGTGGCAATCAGCTGAGCAGCTTTGGTGGCGCTgacagcgagcagcagcttagcagTCAAACGCTTATGGAATTGGATCTAAGCTATGCGCACATAACAACTGTAGGCGGCGATCAGCTGATTAATCAGCTGCCCAATCTGCAGCGGCTCAGCTTAGCGCATAATCAGTTGAGCAAGCTGTCACGTTTGCCCTCGCACAGCATACGCGAGCTGGAtttgagcaactgcagcgtGCAGCGCTTGAGCACGCCCTTTGTGGAAGCTTTGCCGCAGCTGGAGGTGCTAAATTTGTCGCACAATTCGGCGCTGCAGCTGGGCAGCGCTGAGGAGGATCAGTTGGTTGCGTATCAGCTGCGTCGCTTGGATGCCTCATACTGCAATTTGGATGACATTGATCTCAGTCGTTTGCCCGCGCTGgcggagctgcagctgcgtcgcAATTTGCTGCGCACTGTCGATGCGCGCACCTTTGCCAACAATacgctgctggagctgctcgaTTTGTCCGGCAATGTGCTGCGCAGCATTGGCAATGAAGCTTTTAGTGCGCTCAAGCGTTTGAAGTCCTTGAATCTAGCGCTCAATGAAATTGCCTATTTGGATCGCAATCTAGTGCGTGGCAACGATGTGTTGCAAGAGCTTAACCTGAGTCgtaatataatacaaaagcTAACCAAGCTAACGTCCAATTCGCTGCGCAGCATTAATCTAAGCTGGTGTGAAATTGATAGCATTGATGCATTGGCTTTTACAGGCTTGTCGGTTATACAGCGCATGGACTTGTCGCATAATTTGATTAACGATATACCCAATCTAATGCGCTCGGAAACGTTGCAAGTGCTCAATTTAGCAAACTGCAA GCTTTctattataaacaacaacagctttgTGGGCTTTCCTGAGCTTgctgatttgcatttgaatggCAATCGTCTAACCAATCCTATATCACCATTTGCTTTTCGTGGCAACAAGTACTTGGATCAAATCTGGCTGGGCGACAATCCTTGGATTTGCGACTGCCAAAGCGCGCAGTTCATCGAGTTCTTTGACTATCTAACCAGCAAGCCAGCAAAG ctCAAGGATCGGCAGCatgtgcgctgcgctgcgcctGCTCAGCTAAATGGCAAGCCTTGGGATTTAGCCTGCATGCAGCAGTGGACGCTGgcagccaaaagcaacaagagcgAAAAGATTTGGTCCGGGATTATGCTTACACTACTAGGCATAGGCATTTTAGCTGTGCTCTACAGTTGTCTGCGGAAAGCTTTGCGCAAACGCAAGCAGCGACATAATCGCCGCGAGCTTGAAGAGAATCATGACGAACTGCAGCGCAT TCGCGTTCTCAATGAGCGCATGCTGCGTGAGGAATCTTCGAGCAACTTGCAGCCAACACAGGACATTAGTCTGCTGCCTTCCTATGAGGATGCTTTGCTTATGCCCAAGCTGGAGCGTCCAGTGAAGTCCATGCTGGACTTGAGCGTTAATGCGCGTGcgcgcaagcagctgctgcgtcgctCACAAACACAGCCCGAGGGCGATGAGTCTGCTGgcgaggagctgcagctggataCGCGTCAAAGATTTCGCAGCGTTGAAATGCTGTCCAATCGCGCCAAGGAGCGCACAGCGCATTACAATACGCAACGGCGTACGGGGCGTATTGAGTACAGCACACAGTCGGGCAGTCGTCGCTTTAGCATTGAGGACTCGCGTTTTCCTGCTGCGCATTTGAAAACACAAAACTTGCAAAGCGCCGAGCAGATTGGCAACTTCCAGAGCTATGAGAACAGTCCGTATACCAAGCGCAAGCCCAAGATTGCTGAAATACCGCCCTTCAAGCGTGCCAACTTCATGGCTCAAAGCGTTGAGTTTCTTACCGATCCAGAGTATGAGGATTTGGGCAGCAAGCCCAGCAGTCCGTTTGCCAAGCGCAAGCCCAAGTCGCCAGCGATTATGCGTGTTCAAGCGCAGGTCAATACGCTGCAGCTTATGCCCAATTCGCCGCTTGATCCTGCCATTGAGGATTACTTTAGCAGCGCAGTGCAAAAACCTGTAGCTGCATCCTCCTCCACTATAGCCAGCGACTTTCAAGAGCTAAACGAACCCGATCTACACTCGCTACCTGACGACAATCGATCAAATGCCTCCACTTCCGCTGATGAGCTGGATCTGGACAAGGGCAAGCGTAAGAAGCGCAAAAATTCCACAAGCCGACGCGTTAGTGGCAActttagcgctgctgctgcagctgagcaaaGCTCCAGCAGCGAAGATGAGCGCCACAACAATCAACGACAAGTGCAGCGGCCCATGCGCGAAACTTTATTCTAA